A DNA window from Drosophila sechellia strain sech25 chromosome X, ASM438219v1, whole genome shotgun sequence contains the following coding sequences:
- the LOC6617592 gene encoding uncharacterized protein LOC6617592, with the protein MKPIGCKSIPVIFLVILGLVSLASLASSLPMTPEQELKDVDEPLGQQRQHKQQQVHQRMVKSEAVPESEFVGRIAPRDEQNPEDEYDAVTLVEELEAVGVKLADRRDLRKLTFTELARLLALWHLSQNRNVYNAKGPEEQPNQAIDER; encoded by the coding sequence ATGAAACCCATTGGGTGCAAGAGCATTCCGGTCATCTTCCTGGTGATCCTCGGCCTGGTCAGCCTGGCCAGCCTGGCCAGTTCGCTGCCCATGACTCCCGAACAGGAGCTGAAAGATGTCGACGAGCCGTTGGGTCAGCAACGTCAGCAtaagcagcagcaggtgcatCAGCGCATGGTGAAGAGCGAAGCGGTGCCAGAGTCGGAGTTCGTCGGTAGAATTGCGCCACGCGATGAGCAGAATCCGGAGGATGAATACGATGCCGTCACATTggtggaggagctggaggccGTCGGAGTGAAGCTGGCCGACCGACGTGATCTGCGCAAGCTAACCTTCACGGAGCTGGCGCGCCTACTGGCCCTCTGGCATCTGTCCCAGAATCGCAACGTTTACAATGCCAAAGGACCGGAGGAGCAGCCCAATCAGGCCATCGATGAGCGTTAA
- the LOC116801950 gene encoding putative sodium-dependent multivitamin transporter, producing the protein MATLGAWDYTILAVVLVISVAIGIYYRFVGGKQSTTTEYLLADRSMNVAPVAFSLMASFMSAVTILGVSMENYQYGTMFVLINLSYVLSTPVAAYLIIPVFYRLKTASVYEYLELRFGYATRLAASLSFSLQMVLYMGIVVYAPALALEAVTGLNQVFSIVIVGVVCTFYATLGGMKAVLITDIYQSLLMFAAVFSVIICAWVKAGSLEVIWRVAQENGRIDLTNFSVDPTERHTWFTQILGGSATYLAIYGVNQTQVQRLMAVKSLSAARAALWWCLPILCLLSLSTCFSGLCIYWYYRDCDPLLEGRVNSRDQVMPLFVVDTMGEYTGLAGLFVSGIFCASLSTISSIISSLAAVTLEDYLKPLVSCCAKRTLTDRQTLWYSKLLSLFFGALCIGMAFMAGSIGGLLQAALSIFGIIGGPLLGLFTLGMYVTKANEKGAIGGLLISLAFCFWIGFGQPKPPLVSLDMSTAGCPVDRSFARDIFLKTATAVAEEEHFFYLYRISYMWYAALGFLITIFGGWLLSWLFALLKWDNNRHIYQDADCTLIKHDLFVPPIAKRLQRRQMPLLVVTGTSSEIGGITTESAMAPPRLDEIEWEKHKAVA; encoded by the coding sequence ATGGCTACTTTGGGCGCCTGGGATTACACGATCCTGGCGGTGGTGCTGGTCATCTCCGTGGCGATTGGCATCTACTACCGTTTCGTGGGCGGCAAGCAGAGCACCACCACCGAATACCTTCTGGCGGATCGCTCCATGAACGTGGCGCCCGTGGCCTTTAGCCTGATGGCCAGTTTCATGTCGGCCGTCACAATATTGGGCGTATCCATGGAGAACTACCAGTACGGCACCATGTTCGTTCTGATCAACCTGTCGTATGTGTTGTCCACACCGGTGGCCGCCTACCTCATCATTCCGGTCTTCTATCGCCTAAAGACGGCCAGTGTGTACGAGTATCTGGAACTGCGGTTTGGCTATGCCACCCGATTGGCCGCCTCGCTGAGCTTCTCGCTCCAGATGGTCCTATACATGGGCATTGTGGTCTATGCTCCGGCTCTGGCCCTGGAAGCTGTCACTGGACTGAACCAGGTCTTCTCCATCGTAATTGTTGGAGTCGTGTGCACCTTCTATGCGACGCTCGGCGGAATGAAGGCCGTACTCATCACGGACATCTATCAGTCGCTTCTCATGTTCGCCGCTGTCTTCAGCGTAATCATCTGTGCCTGGGTGAAAGCAGGCAGCTTGGAAGTGATATGGCGCGTGGCGCAGGAAAATGGACGCATCGATCTGACCAACTTTAGTGTGGATCCCACGGAACGTCACACTTGGTTCACCCAGATTCTGGGCGGAAGTGCCACCTATCTGGCCATCTATGGTGTGAATCAAACGCAGGTCCAGCGCCTGATGGCGGTGAAGAGTTTGAGTGCTGCTCGAGCGGCCCTGTGGTGGTGCCTGCCCATTCTGTGCCTGCTTAGCCTGAGCACCTGCTTCTCCGGTCTGTGCATCTACTGGTACTACCGCGACTGTGATCCGCTGCTGGAGGGCAGAGTCAACTCGCGCGATCAAGTGATGCCGCTCTTTGTCGTGGACACGATGGGCGAGTACACCGGCTTGGCCGGCCTCTTCGTTTCGGGAATCTTTTGCGCTAGCCTCTCCACGATTAGTTCGATAATCAGCTCGCTGGCGGCCGTCACCCTGGAGGATTACCTCAAGCCCTTGGTTAGCTGCTGCGCCAAACGCACGCTCACCGACCGCCAGACCTTGTGGTACTCCAAGCTGTTGTCCCTGTTCTTCGGAGCCCTCTGCATTGGCATGGCCTTCATGGCGGGATCAATTGGCGGACTACTGCAGGCGGCACTGTCAATCTTCGGCATCATTGGAGGCCCTCTGCTGGGCCTCTTCACGCTGGGCATGTATGTGACCAAGGCGAATGAAAAGGGAGCCATTGGTGGGCTGCTCATATCGCTGGCGTTCTGCTTTTGGATCGGCTTCGGGCAACCGAAGCCACCGCTGGTCAGCTTGGATATGTCCACGGCTGGATGTCCGGTGGACAGGAGCTTTGCCCGCGACATTTTTCTCAAGACTGCGACAGCGGTGGCCGAGGAAGAGCATTTCTTTTACCTGTACAGGATCAGCTACATGTGGTACGCTGCCCTGGGCTTCCTGATAACCATCTTTGGCGGATGGCTGCTGTCCTGGCTGTTTGCCCTGCTCAAATGGGACAATAATCGACACATCTACCAGGATGCAGACTGCACGCTAATCAAGCACGATCTCTTCGTGCCGCCGATAGCCAAACGCTTGCAACGGCGACAAATGCCGCTCCTGGTGGTCACCGGCACCAGTTCGGAGATTGGCGGCATCACGACAGAGAGTGCTATGGCGCCGCCGCGGCTGGACGAGATCGAGTGGGAGAAACACAAGGCAGTGGCGTAG
- the LOC6617591 gene encoding uncharacterized protein LOC6617591, which produces MGGCCSKDLDDKRSWSPEETKNGSTTSTIIAQPLDEVGSTGVFTLTRTTTSTTRQEKTVTTTNEEQEQD; this is translated from the exons ATGGGAGGCTGTTGCTCGAAGGATTTGGATGACAAACGCTCGTGGAGTCCCGAGGAGACCAAGAATGGC AGCACCACATCGACCATCATTGCCCAGCCGCTGGATGAGGTGGGCTCCACCGGTGTCTTCACATTGACTCGCACCACCACTAGCACCACGCGGCAGGAGAAGACGGTGACCACCACCaacgaggagcaggagcaggattAG